From Bacillus basilensis, a single genomic window includes:
- the murC gene encoding UDP-N-acetylmuramate--L-alanine ligase — MTVYHFVGIKGTGMSSLAQILHDMKHTVQGSDYEKRFFTQTALEKRSISILPFDKSNVKEGQVIIAGNAFPDTHEEIVAAKELNIPVHRYHHFLGDLMNQYTSVAVTGAHGKTSTTGLLAHVMQGAHPTSYLIGDGTGHGVENSKYFVFEACEYRRHFLSYNPDYAIMTNIDFDHPDYFTDINDVFSAFQEMALQVKKGIIACGDDEELQKIQAKVPVIFYGFGEDNDFQARNIQKRTDGTIFDVFVRNTYYDTFKITGYGNHSVLNALAVIALCHYENVDVEAVKHQLTTFEGVKRRFNEKPMGEQVIIDDYAHHPTEINATIEAARQKHPEREVVAVFQPHTFSRTEKFLDEFAESLSKADQVYLCDIFGSARENKGELTIEDLQKRIDGAELITDTTTDVLKKHKNGVLIFMGAGDIQKFEAAYVKEVQVAEK; from the coding sequence ATGACAGTTTACCATTTTGTAGGAATTAAAGGAACAGGAATGAGTTCATTAGCGCAAATTCTTCATGACATGAAGCATACTGTTCAAGGGTCTGATTATGAAAAGCGTTTCTTTACACAAACAGCGTTGGAAAAGCGTAGTATCTCAATCCTTCCTTTTGATAAAAGTAATGTAAAAGAAGGACAAGTGATTATTGCAGGAAATGCATTTCCTGATACGCATGAAGAAATCGTAGCAGCAAAAGAATTAAACATCCCAGTACATCGTTACCATCACTTCTTAGGTGATCTTATGAACCAATACACAAGTGTTGCTGTAACTGGTGCACATGGAAAAACATCAACAACTGGTTTGTTAGCCCATGTAATGCAAGGTGCACACCCTACATCTTACCTTATTGGAGATGGAACAGGGCATGGGGTAGAAAATAGTAAGTATTTTGTATTTGAAGCTTGTGAGTATCGTCGTCATTTCTTGTCTTACAATCCAGACTATGCGATTATGACAAATATTGATTTTGATCATCCGGATTACTTTACAGATATCAATGATGTATTCAGTGCATTCCAAGAGATGGCATTGCAAGTGAAAAAAGGCATTATTGCATGTGGAGATGATGAAGAACTTCAAAAAATTCAAGCGAAAGTACCTGTTATTTTCTATGGATTTGGAGAAGATAATGATTTCCAAGCACGTAACATTCAAAAGAGAACAGATGGTACTATTTTCGATGTATTCGTTCGTAATACGTACTATGACACGTTCAAAATTACAGGATACGGCAACCACAGCGTATTAAATGCATTAGCAGTAATCGCGCTTTGCCATTATGAAAACGTTGATGTAGAAGCAGTTAAGCATCAGCTAACAACTTTTGAAGGCGTAAAACGTCGCTTTAATGAAAAGCCGATGGGAGAGCAAGTTATTATCGATGACTACGCACACCATCCGACAGAAATTAATGCAACGATTGAAGCAGCTCGTCAAAAACATCCAGAGCGTGAAGTTGTCGCTGTATTCCAGCCGCACACATTCTCACGTACAGAAAAGTTCTTAGATGAGTTCGCTGAAAGCCTAAGCAAAGCTGACCAAGTATACTTATGTGATATTTTCGGATCAGCGCGCGAAAACAAAGGTGAATTAACAATCGAAGATCTGCAGAAGCGTATTGACGGTGCAGAACTAATTACAGATACAACAACGGATGTATTAAAGAAACATAAAAACGGCGTTCTCATTTTCATGGGCGCAGGAGACATCCAAAAATTCGAAGCAGCTTACGTAAAAGAAGTTCAAGTTGCAGAGAAGTAA
- a CDS encoding DNA translocase FtsK, which produces MLDWMKKLFNKEEEQTAMNKEVPERIESQPKIPRVNHYTEAREAQMASRNAGKCRFPLVPDNGFDEEDVIETGHFEEQPVQAVTYENQPIQRGIKVERSRRQYVEKVVSTYEEPEVQYEPERESVVKKAPVSSQESNRRPFRPTEMISPIYGYNRPSVEKKEEKQEEVKEREDLEISVEGKAVVDAWLEKKGYTLSDFSEGQATSSSPSHEPVGQQDKKEEKSVVDQWLEKNGYEIERQEPIVEENEVVQEMSTPQEVSADELLHKTVAEQMESAKLEKDVVVLNENNLQEELVASKVEHEDTILSEEIKRNTEIEQPTIEVEKQAPEESVIVKAEEKLEETIIVEIPEVIVETEQLEKVVMETEAPEEVEVIAETEESEEVEVIAETEESEEVEVIAETEGSEEVEVIAETEAPEEVEVIAETEAPEEVEVIAEAEAPEEVEVIAETEQLEEVEVIAETEAPEEAEVIVEAEAPEEVEVITETKGSEPTALEATQQEMLLNEEIERKNEFIPVAEADEQTKKDVQSFANTLIAEEQRVVEEAPIAEEQSVVEEASIAEEQRVVEEAPIVEEQRVVEEAPITEEQSVVEEAPIVEEQRVVEEAPIAEEQRVVEEAPIAEEQSVVEEAPIAEKQPVVQKEEPKREKKRHVPFNVVMLKQDRTRLMERHAARTNAMQASMSERVEKKPVQQVAVDPQVEEKPVQQVAVDLQVEEKPMQQVVVDSQVEEKPMQQVVVGSQVEEKPMQQVVVGSQVEEKPMQQVVVDSQVEERPMQQGVVEPQVEERPVQQVVVEPQVEEQPMQQMVVEPQVEEQPMQQVVVESRVEEQPMQQVVVAPQVEEKPVQQVVVESQVEERPVQQVVVEQVQKPISSTEVQEKAYVVNQRENDMRNVLQTPPTYAVPPLTLLSIPQQAALDNTEWLDEQKELLDTTFNNFHVGAHVINVSQGPAVTRFEVQPDPGVKVNKITNLSDDIKLSLAAKDIRIEAPIPGKSAIGIEVPNKESKPVFLREILRSPVFTKSESPLTVALGLDISGDPIVTDIRKMPHGLIAGATGSGKSVCINAILTSILYKAKPHEVKLMLIDPKMVELAPYNSVPHLVAPVITDVKAATAALKWAVEEMERRYELFAHAGARDLTRYNTIVSGREIPGETLPYIVIVIDELADLMMVAPGDVEEAICRIAQKARACGIHLLVATQRPSVDVITGLIKSNIPTRIAFTVSSQVDSRTIIDIGGAEKLLGRGDMLFLGNGTSKPVRVQGVYVSDDEIEKTVDHVRKQMKPNYLFKQEDLLAKTEQAESEDELFFDACQFVVEQGGASTSSVQRKFRIGYNRAARLIEEMESQGIISEGRGTKPRDVLISEDEFAAMQETNV; this is translated from the coding sequence ATGTTAGATTGGATGAAAAAGCTGTTTAACAAAGAGGAAGAACAAACAGCGATGAATAAAGAAGTACCAGAACGAATTGAAAGTCAGCCGAAAATTCCTCGTGTAAACCACTACACTGAAGCAAGAGAAGCACAAATGGCAAGTAGGAATGCAGGTAAATGCCGTTTTCCATTAGTACCGGATAATGGGTTCGATGAAGAGGATGTTATAGAAACAGGGCATTTTGAAGAACAACCTGTTCAAGCTGTAACATATGAAAATCAGCCTATTCAAAGAGGAATCAAAGTGGAAAGAAGTAGACGACAGTATGTGGAAAAGGTAGTTTCTACATATGAAGAACCGGAAGTGCAATATGAACCGGAGCGAGAGTCTGTCGTTAAAAAGGCACCTGTATCGTCGCAAGAAAGTAACCGTAGACCATTTCGTCCAACAGAAATGATTTCACCAATTTACGGATATAATCGTCCTTCTGTAGAGAAAAAGGAAGAAAAGCAGGAGGAAGTAAAGGAAAGAGAAGATCTTGAAATATCTGTAGAGGGCAAAGCAGTTGTTGATGCATGGTTAGAGAAAAAAGGGTATACATTATCAGATTTCTCAGAAGGACAAGCAACGTCTTCTTCGCCTAGTCATGAACCAGTTGGTCAACAGGATAAAAAGGAAGAAAAATCAGTTGTTGATCAATGGCTAGAGAAAAACGGTTATGAAATTGAACGCCAAGAGCCTATAGTAGAAGAAAATGAAGTGGTTCAAGAAATGAGTACACCGCAGGAAGTTTCAGCGGATGAATTACTTCATAAAACAGTAGCTGAGCAGATGGAAAGTGCTAAGCTAGAAAAAGATGTAGTGGTGTTAAACGAAAACAATCTACAAGAAGAATTAGTAGCTTCTAAAGTAGAGCACGAGGATACAATATTATCAGAAGAAATTAAACGTAATACAGAAATAGAACAACCTACTATTGAAGTAGAAAAGCAAGCTCCAGAAGAATCAGTGATTGTCAAAGCAGAAGAAAAACTTGAAGAAACAATCATTGTGGAAATACCGGAAGTAATTGTAGAAACAGAACAGCTTGAAAAAGTAGTTATGGAAACAGAAGCGCCAGAAGAAGTGGAAGTAATTGCGGAAACAGAAGAGTCAGAAGAAGTGGAAGTAATTGCGGAAACAGAAGAGTCAGAAGAAGTGGAAGTAATTGCGGAAACAGAAGGGTCAGAAGAAGTGGAAGTAATTGCGGAAACAGAAGCGCCAGAAGAAGTGGAAGTAATTGCAGAAACAGAAGCGCCAGAAGAAGTAGAAGTAATTGCAGAAGCAGAAGCGCCAGAAGAAGTGGAAGTAATTGCAGAAACAGAACAGCTTGAAGAAGTGGAAGTAATTGCAGAAACAGAAGCGCCAGAAGAAGCGGAAGTAATTGTGGAAGCAGAAGCGCCAGAAGAAGTGGAAGTAATTACGGAAACAAAAGGTTCAGAACCTACAGCACTTGAGGCAACCCAGCAAGAAATGTTGTTAAATGAAGAAATTGAACGAAAGAATGAGTTCATACCTGTTGCTGAAGCTGATGAACAAACGAAGAAAGATGTTCAAAGCTTTGCGAATACTTTAATTGCGGAAGAACAACGAGTTGTAGAAGAAGCACCGATTGCAGAAGAACAATCAGTTGTAGAAGAAGCGTCGATTGCAGAAGAACAACGAGTTGTAGAAGAAGCGCCGATTGTGGAAGAACAACGAGTTGTAGAAGAAGCACCGATTACGGAAGAACAATCAGTTGTAGAAGAAGCGCCGATTGTGGAAGAACAACGAGTTGTAGAAGAAGCACCGATTGCGGAAGAACAACGAGTTGTAGAAGAAGCACCGATTGCAGAAGAACAATCAGTTGTAGAAGAAGCACCGATTGCGGAAAAACAACCAGTTGTACAAAAAGAAGAACCAAAACGTGAGAAAAAGCGTCATGTACCATTTAATGTTGTTATGTTGAAACAAGACAGAACGAGATTAATGGAAAGACATGCGGCTAGAACGAATGCAATGCAAGCTTCTATGAGTGAACGAGTAGAGAAGAAGCCCGTACAACAAGTGGCAGTAGACCCACAAGTGGAAGAGAAACCAGTGCAACAAGTGGCAGTGGACCTACAAGTGGAAGAGAAACCAATGCAACAAGTAGTGGTAGACTCACAAGTGGAAGAGAAACCAATGCAACAAGTAGTGGTAGGCTCACAAGTGGAAGAGAAACCAATGCAACAAGTAGTGGTAGGCTCACAAGTGGAAGAGAAACCAATGCAACAAGTAGTGGTAGACTCACAAGTGGAAGAACGCCCAATGCAACAAGGGGTAGTAGAACCACAAGTAGAAGAACGCCCAGTGCAGCAAGTAGTGGTGGAACCACAAGTGGAAGAACAACCGATGCAGCAAATGGTAGTGGAACCACAAGTAGAAGAACAACCAATGCAGCAAGTAGTGGTAGAATCACGAGTGGAAGAACAACCAATGCAGCAAGTAGTGGTGGCCCCACAAGTGGAAGAAAAGCCAGTGCAGCAAGTGGTAGTAGAATCACAAGTGGAAGAACGTCCAGTACAACAAGTAGTGGTAGAGCAAGTACAAAAGCCAATTTCGAGTACGGAAGTACAAGAGAAAGCATATGTTGTAAATCAAAGAGAGAACGATATGCGAAATGTATTGCAAACACCACCGACATATGCTGTTCCGCCATTAACGTTGTTGTCAATTCCACAGCAAGCAGCGTTAGATAATACGGAATGGTTGGATGAACAGAAAGAATTATTAGATACGACGTTTAATAATTTCCATGTTGGCGCACATGTTATTAATGTGTCGCAAGGTCCGGCAGTAACTCGTTTTGAAGTACAGCCAGATCCAGGTGTGAAAGTAAATAAAATTACAAACTTAAGTGATGATATTAAGTTAAGTTTAGCTGCGAAAGATATTCGTATTGAAGCGCCGATTCCAGGGAAGAGTGCGATTGGAATCGAAGTTCCAAATAAAGAGAGTAAGCCAGTATTTCTTCGTGAAATTTTAAGAAGTCCTGTGTTTACAAAGAGTGAATCACCGCTTACAGTTGCGCTTGGACTTGATATTTCAGGCGATCCGATTGTAACGGATATTCGAAAAATGCCACACGGACTTATTGCGGGTGCAACAGGTTCTGGTAAAAGTGTGTGTATTAACGCAATTTTAACGAGCATTTTATATAAAGCGAAACCGCATGAAGTGAAGTTAATGTTAATCGATCCAAAAATGGTTGAGCTTGCACCATACAATTCTGTCCCACATCTTGTAGCACCTGTTATTACGGATGTAAAAGCAGCGACAGCGGCTTTAAAGTGGGCAGTTGAAGAAATGGAGCGTCGTTATGAATTGTTTGCGCACGCTGGTGCTCGTGATTTAACTCGTTACAATACGATTGTAAGTGGGCGAGAAATTCCAGGAGAGACATTACCTTATATCGTTATTGTCATTGACGAGTTAGCCGACTTAATGATGGTAGCACCTGGTGATGTTGAGGAAGCGATTTGTCGTATTGCGCAAAAAGCACGTGCGTGTGGTATTCATTTATTAGTTGCGACGCAGCGTCCATCTGTAGATGTTATTACAGGTTTAATTAAGTCAAACATTCCAACGCGTATTGCGTTTACAGTATCATCTCAAGTTGATTCGCGTACGATTATCGATATTGGGGGCGCGGAAAAATTACTTGGCCGTGGTGATATGTTATTCTTAGGAAACGGTACGTCTAAACCAGTTCGTGTACAAGGTGTATATGTATCGGATGATGAGATTGAGAAAACAGTTGATCATGTGAGAAAGCAAATGAAGCCGAACTACTTATTTAAGCAAGAGGATTTATTAGCGAAAACAGAACAAGCTGAGTCGGAAGACGAATTGTTCTTTGATGCATGTCAATTTGTTGTAGAACAAGGGGGAGCGTCCACATCTTCTGTACAGCGAAAATTCCGCATCGGTTATAATCGCGCGGCACGTCTCATTGAAGAGATGGAATCGCAAGGGATTATTTCTGAAGGAAGAGGAACGAAACCGAGAGATGTCCTTATTTCTGAGGATGAATTCGCTGCTATGCAGGAAACAAATGTATAG
- a CDS encoding GNAT family N-acetyltransferase: MFTLRVDEEIELQLLEKHHKEELYQLINQNRNHLRRWLPWVDGMKSADAYDEICPMWLKKFAEGDGFESGIRYKGKLVGMVGIHPVSWGKKAASLGYYLAEDAGGKGIMTRSVKAVLHYAFENLKLNKMEIRCGVENVKSRAIPERLEFKLDGILRDEEWLYDHFHDIAVYSLLASEWIEIQDK; this comes from the coding sequence ATGTTCACACTCCGAGTAGACGAAGAAATCGAACTACAACTATTAGAAAAACATCATAAAGAGGAACTATATCAATTAATAAATCAAAACCGTAACCATTTAAGAAGATGGCTTCCTTGGGTAGATGGGATGAAATCTGCTGATGCTTATGATGAGATTTGTCCGATGTGGTTAAAGAAGTTTGCAGAGGGAGACGGTTTTGAAAGTGGTATACGTTATAAAGGAAAGCTCGTTGGGATGGTAGGTATTCATCCAGTAAGTTGGGGGAAGAAAGCAGCGAGTCTTGGGTATTACCTTGCAGAAGATGCTGGCGGGAAAGGTATTATGACGCGTAGCGTGAAGGCTGTACTTCACTATGCATTTGAGAATTTAAAATTAAATAAAATGGAAATTAGATGCGGTGTTGAAAATGTGAAAAGCCGCGCTATTCCAGAGCGTTTAGAGTTTAAGTTAGATGGTATTTTAAGAGATGAAGAATGGTTATATGATCATTTTCACGATATCGCTGTATATAGTTTACTAGCTTCAGAGTGGATAGAGATTCAAGATAAGTAA
- a CDS encoding PH domain-containing protein: MNFPIHRSKSVVIFVCLTLAFMFVYPLVMIVTNKSQWMSALIGMGLCLIVNVPLVWEVFIKKHKVENGVLKYGILNDDVVLKDIRVVRQVGKYLEITTNAYKVHMVAMPQDRNEFLALIEKENPNVKIEMVGKK; this comes from the coding sequence ATGAATTTTCCAATCCACAGAAGTAAGTCAGTAGTAATTTTTGTTTGTCTCACGTTAGCCTTTATGTTTGTATATCCACTTGTCATGATTGTCACAAATAAATCCCAGTGGATGTCAGCTTTAATTGGGATGGGTTTATGCCTTATTGTAAATGTGCCACTCGTTTGGGAAGTATTTATTAAAAAGCATAAAGTAGAAAATGGTGTATTAAAGTACGGCATTTTAAATGATGATGTTGTATTAAAAGATATAAGAGTTGTTCGTCAAGTTGGAAAATACCTTGAAATTACTACGAATGCATACAAAGTACATATGGTTGCGATGCCACAAGATAGGAATGAATTTTTGGCGCTTATCGAGAAAGAGAATCCAAATGTAAAAATAGAAATGGTAGGTAAGAAATGA
- a CDS encoding N-acetylmuramoyl-L-alanine amidase, which translates to MKYIKIMSMIAFIGIYMGGCSQEQPKKETTSSIKETSEDKKKDTPVEKQQEEQEKKEEPQAVQTNEQVEQKQEEVPTEEKKEEATPVQPTEQPVQNNEQKIESNEKQGKFLVVIDPGHQQKANLNLEPIGPGATTQKYKVTDGTTGVVTKKREAVLVLEMAFVLKEKLETKGIQVLMTRTSQDVDMSNKERATFANDHKANLFLRLHADGSENPNQSGFAVLTPSEGSPYTKEIYKESLQISQTIVNKMRENHQVKVNGIKFRDDLSGFNWSKVPGVLLELGFMSNSEEDKKLSDPQYINSLLQSVTDSVDEYRKSKA; encoded by the coding sequence ATGAAGTATATAAAAATAATGAGCATGATTGCATTCATTGGCATATATATGGGAGGTTGCTCACAAGAACAACCGAAAAAAGAGACAACATCTTCTATAAAAGAAACAAGCGAAGATAAAAAGAAAGACACACCGGTAGAAAAACAGCAAGAAGAACAAGAAAAGAAAGAAGAACCGCAAGCAGTTCAAACGAATGAGCAAGTGGAGCAAAAGCAGGAGGAAGTGCCGACCGAGGAAAAGAAAGAGGAAGCTACGCCAGTGCAGCCAACTGAGCAACCAGTACAAAATAATGAACAAAAAATAGAGAGTAATGAAAAGCAAGGAAAGTTTCTCGTTGTTATTGATCCAGGGCATCAACAAAAAGCAAATTTAAATTTAGAGCCGATTGGGCCAGGAGCAACAACACAAAAATATAAAGTGACAGATGGTACAACTGGTGTTGTGACGAAAAAAAGAGAGGCTGTCCTTGTATTAGAAATGGCTTTCGTATTAAAGGAAAAGTTAGAAACAAAGGGAATACAAGTATTAATGACGAGAACGTCACAAGATGTTGATATGAGTAATAAAGAACGGGCAACATTTGCGAATGATCATAAAGCGAATTTATTTTTACGTCTTCATGCAGATGGTTCTGAAAATCCGAATCAAAGTGGGTTTGCTGTATTAACACCGTCAGAAGGAAGTCCGTATACGAAAGAGATTTATAAGGAAAGTCTTCAAATCTCTCAAACGATAGTAAATAAAATGAGAGAAAATCATCAAGTGAAAGTAAATGGAATTAAATTCAGGGACGATCTTTCTGGATTTAATTGGTCTAAAGTACCTGGTGTACTATTAGAACTTGGGTTTATGTCAAATTCTGAAGAAGATAAGAAATTATCTGACCCGCAGTATATAAATTCTTTATTGCAAAGTGTAACGGATAGTGTAGATGAATATCGGAAGAGTAAAGCTTAA
- a CDS encoding DUF948 domain-containing protein produces the protein MQVLLYVSAAIIAVAFAVLVVYVCRTLLSVQKTLENVASTLEGLEKQMQGISVETEQLLHKTNALADDIQQKSQSLNKVVSGVDGIGTTIHSLNTKLRNVSESVTDEIENNADKVAQVVQWSSAAIEVYNHYRSTRQEKKVEKEERKLERLEKKAEKKEKRSRLRMRGES, from the coding sequence ATGCAAGTTCTTTTATATGTAAGTGCAGCTATTATCGCGGTTGCTTTCGCTGTATTAGTAGTGTATGTATGCAGAACGTTGTTATCGGTTCAGAAGACGTTAGAAAACGTTGCAAGCACGTTAGAAGGTTTAGAAAAGCAAATGCAAGGGATTAGCGTAGAGACGGAGCAATTATTACATAAAACAAATGCGTTAGCTGATGACATCCAACAGAAATCACAATCATTAAATAAAGTGGTATCGGGTGTAGATGGAATTGGAACGACAATCCATTCTTTAAATACGAAACTTCGTAATGTATCAGAGTCTGTTACGGACGAAATTGAAAATAATGCAGATAAAGTAGCGCAAGTTGTACAGTGGAGTAGCGCAGCAATTGAAGTATACAATCATTATCGTTCGACAAGACAAGAGAAAAAGGTTGAAAAAGAAGAGCGTAAATTAGAAAGACTCGAGAAAAAAGCTGAAAAGAAAGAGAAGCGTTCTAGACTTCGTATGAGAGGTGAATCGTGA
- a CDS encoding aminopeptidase, whose protein sequence is MKDPRIEKLAYNLINYSIRLQKGEKVLIENFGLQKELVTALVKEAYAAGGFPFVSLKDHQVDRSLLMGATEEHFEQIAAYEASVMKDMDAYIGLRSGDNINEQADVPSERMQIHGQTVGKKVHRDIRVPKTRWVVLRYPNASMAQLAKMSTEAFEDFYFEVCNLDYGKMDKAMDSLVTLMNKTDKVRLTGPGTDLTFSIKDIPAIKCSGHLNIPDGEVYSAPVRDSVNGTVSYNTPSPYNGYTFENVQLKFENGQIVEATANDTERINKIFDTDEGARYVGEFAIGVNPYILHPMGDILFDEKIDGSFHFTPGQAYDDAWNGNNSNIHWDLVCIQRPEYGGGEIYFDDVLIRKDGRFVVPELEALNPENLK, encoded by the coding sequence ATGAAAGATCCACGCATTGAAAAGTTAGCATACAATTTAATTAACTACTCTATCCGCTTACAAAAAGGTGAAAAAGTATTAATTGAAAACTTTGGCTTACAAAAAGAACTTGTAACTGCACTTGTAAAAGAAGCATATGCAGCTGGTGGTTTCCCATTCGTTTCTTTAAAAGATCATCAAGTAGATCGCTCTTTATTAATGGGTGCTACTGAAGAACATTTCGAACAAATCGCTGCGTATGAAGCAAGCGTAATGAAAGATATGGACGCTTATATCGGTCTTCGCTCTGGCGATAACATTAACGAACAAGCTGACGTGCCAAGTGAAAGAATGCAAATTCACGGTCAAACAGTTGGTAAGAAAGTTCATAGAGACATCCGCGTTCCAAAAACACGCTGGGTTGTTCTTCGCTACCCAAATGCTTCTATGGCACAGCTTGCTAAAATGAGCACAGAAGCTTTCGAAGATTTCTACTTCGAAGTTTGTAACTTAGATTACGGTAAAATGGATAAGGCGATGGATAGCCTTGTTACATTAATGAATAAAACAGATAAAGTTCGCTTAACTGGTCCTGGAACTGACTTAACATTCTCTATTAAAGACATTCCAGCTATTAAATGCTCAGGTCATTTAAACATTCCAGACGGTGAAGTATACTCTGCACCAGTTCGTGATTCTGTTAACGGTACGGTTTCTTACAACACACCATCTCCTTACAACGGTTATACATTTGAAAATGTACAACTTAAGTTTGAGAACGGCCAAATTGTTGAAGCAACTGCAAACGATACAGAACGCATTAACAAAATCTTCGATACAGATGAAGGCGCACGCTACGTTGGTGAGTTCGCAATCGGCGTAAACCCATACATCTTACATCCAATGGGAGATATCCTATTCGATGAAAAAATCGATGGCAGCTTCCACTTCACTCCTGGACAAGCTTACGACGATGCATGGAACGGCAACAACTCGAACATTCACTGGGATTTAGTATGCATTCAACGTCCTGAATACGGCGGCGGCGAAATTTACTTCGACGACGTACTAATCCGTAAAGACGGACGCTTCGTTGTACCTGAACTAGAAGCTTTAAACCCAGAGAACTTAAAATAA
- a CDS encoding PadR family transcriptional regulator, with the protein MEKNDNFIIQLRKGVFDLAILSLISKQPMYGYEITSALQDIPVFHIPNGSIYPILNRITKNNWAVSYWEESGDGPKRKYYRITDEGREILNSRLHDYDAVYQALMLLATGDDKK; encoded by the coding sequence ATGGAAAAAAATGATAATTTTATAATTCAATTACGTAAAGGTGTTTTTGATCTCGCTATATTGTCTTTAATAAGCAAACAACCTATGTACGGATACGAAATTACAAGTGCATTACAAGATATCCCTGTGTTTCATATCCCAAACGGTTCGATTTATCCTATATTAAATCGAATCACGAAAAACAATTGGGCTGTTTCCTATTGGGAAGAGTCCGGTGATGGACCAAAAAGAAAATACTATCGAATTACAGACGAAGGGAGAGAAATTTTAAATAGCCGCTTACATGATTATGATGCAGTGTATCAAGCTCTAATGTTACTAGCTACAGGAGATGATAAAAAATGA
- the ytxJ gene encoding bacillithiol system redox-active protein YtxJ: protein MNMTKVETIEELEVLVEKNEPYVLFKHSTTCPISHGAYTEFQAYCSEERAVPAYYLYVQDARDVSNRVAEQYSMKHESPQVLYIKDGMVVWNTSHWNIKKDALEENIK, encoded by the coding sequence ATGAATATGACAAAAGTTGAAACAATTGAAGAGCTTGAAGTATTAGTAGAAAAAAACGAGCCTTATGTTCTTTTTAAACATAGTACGACATGCCCGATTAGTCATGGTGCCTATACAGAATTTCAAGCGTATTGTAGTGAAGAAAGAGCGGTACCAGCGTATTACTTATACGTACAAGATGCGAGAGATGTTTCGAATCGTGTTGCAGAACAGTACAGCATGAAACATGAATCTCCACAAGTTTTATACATAAAAGATGGGATGGTAGTATGGAATACATCTCATTGGAATATTAAAAAAGATGCTTTAGAAGAGAATATTAAATAA
- a CDS encoding nicotinate phosphoribosyltransferase: MKEIELKLKGEINRLTNRTFKFDERVGEGWFSAVYFLKTREIIEEFRPKSVVTMQFFQKENAVLCGTDEVIALLQTFAKNPEELEINSLKDGDNISPFETVLTIHGPYENFGFLEGVIDGILARRTSVATNVYNVVQAARSVDKEKPVIFMGDRDDHYTQQAGDGYAAYIGGMSAQATHAMNEWWGRSGMGTMPHALIQMFNGDVVEAAKAYHKKFPEDELVVLIDYNNDVITDALRVAREFGSTLKGVRVDTSRTMIDQYFIRHPEVLGTFDPRGVNPSLVFALRKALDDEGFQHVDIVVTGGFDEKRIREFEAQNVPVDIYGVGSSLLKMNIGFTGDNVELNGKPEAKAGRKYRPNPRLERVQLEKREDM, translated from the coding sequence ATGAAAGAAATTGAATTAAAATTAAAAGGTGAAATAAATAGACTAACAAATAGAACATTTAAATTTGACGAACGTGTTGGAGAAGGTTGGTTCTCTGCCGTTTACTTTTTAAAGACTAGAGAAATCATTGAAGAATTTCGCCCGAAAAGTGTTGTAACGATGCAATTTTTCCAAAAGGAAAATGCAGTTCTTTGCGGAACAGATGAAGTAATTGCATTGCTACAAACATTCGCTAAAAATCCTGAGGAACTTGAAATTAACTCTTTAAAAGATGGCGATAATATTAGTCCATTTGAAACAGTGTTAACAATTCATGGTCCTTATGAAAATTTCGGATTTTTAGAAGGTGTCATTGATGGGATTTTAGCTCGTCGTACATCGGTTGCGACAAACGTATATAACGTTGTCCAAGCTGCACGTAGTGTAGATAAAGAAAAACCAGTTATTTTCATGGGAGACCGTGACGATCATTATACACAACAAGCTGGTGACGGTTATGCAGCATACATCGGAGGTATGAGCGCACAAGCGACGCATGCGATGAATGAATGGTGGGGCAGAAGTGGTATGGGGACAATGCCTCACGCATTAATTCAAATGTTTAATGGTGATGTTGTTGAAGCGGCAAAAGCATATCATAAGAAATTCCCAGAAGATGAATTAGTTGTATTAATTGATTATAATAATGATGTCATTACAGATGCACTTCGCGTAGCGCGTGAATTTGGATCAACATTAAAAGGTGTACGTGTAGATACATCTCGCACAATGATAGATCAATACTTCATTCGCCACCCAGAAGTACTTGGAACATTCGATCCACGTGGTGTAAACCCATCGCTTGTATTTGCACTTCGTAAAGCACTTGATGATGAAGGATTCCAGCATGTAGACATCGTTGTAACTGGTGGATTTGATGAGAAGCGTATTCGTGAATTTGAAGCTCAAAACGTGCCGGTTGATATATACGGGGTAGGAAGTAGCTTATTAAAAATGAATATTGGCTTTACTGGTGATAACGTAGAATTAAATGGAAAACCAGAGGCGAAAGCTGGCCGTAAATATCGTCCGAATCCACGTCTAGAGCGTGTTCAATTAGAAAAAAGAGAAGATATGTAA